One window of Marinobacterium aestuarii genomic DNA carries:
- a CDS encoding FAD-dependent oxidoreductase, which produces MIKTYAFPTYPYVRSADQDSATPVRRPVVIGGAGPIGMALAVDLALHEIPVVVLDDNNTVSVGSRAVCYAKRLLEIMDRLGVGERMIQKGVTWNLGKVFFQEDQVYSFNMLPESHHRRPGFINLQQYYVEQYLVERIGELEQVDLRWKNKITAVEQQGEGVLLSVDTPDGPYQLEADYLVACDGANSDIRGLCGLSSSGQVFQDRFLIADVLMDPKRFPPERWFWFSPPFHDGQSTLLHRQPDNVWRIDFDLGWDADPEEEKKPENIIPRVKAFLGDDVEFELEWASVYTFCCRRMDDFRHGRVIFAGDAAHQVSPFGARGANSGVQDADNLGWKLALVLNRQAPEALLDSYTRERLQAADENILNSTRSTDFITPKNDASRALRDAVLNLSRSYPFARNLVNSGRLSLPSVYVDSSLNTADTEPFAGAMVPGAPSTDGPVLRNHQDDYLLSALGNDFNALWFIDGDSLPDAADMAALAQLGAQPVPIKTRLVSPVALDIELPAGVELLVDHREVVAERFDAMPGTFYLMRPDQHVCGRGRRFDPQRIQAMQRTATGH; this is translated from the coding sequence ATGATTAAAACCTACGCATTTCCGACCTATCCCTATGTGCGCAGCGCCGATCAGGACAGCGCGACGCCTGTGCGTCGTCCGGTGGTGATTGGCGGCGCCGGCCCCATCGGCATGGCGCTGGCGGTTGACCTGGCGCTGCACGAGATTCCGGTGGTGGTGCTGGATGACAACAACACCGTCAGTGTCGGCTCCCGGGCGGTGTGCTATGCCAAGCGCCTGCTGGAAATCATGGATCGCCTGGGGGTTGGCGAGCGCATGATACAAAAGGGCGTGACCTGGAATCTGGGCAAGGTTTTCTTTCAAGAGGATCAGGTCTACAGCTTCAACATGCTACCCGAATCTCACCATCGTCGTCCCGGCTTTATCAATCTACAGCAGTACTATGTCGAGCAGTATCTGGTGGAGCGTATCGGCGAGCTGGAACAGGTCGATCTGCGCTGGAAGAACAAGATTACCGCGGTGGAACAGCAGGGCGAGGGCGTGTTGTTGAGTGTCGATACCCCGGATGGCCCCTATCAGCTTGAAGCCGATTATCTGGTGGCCTGCGACGGCGCCAACTCCGATATTCGAGGGCTTTGCGGCCTGAGCTCCAGCGGCCAGGTATTCCAGGATCGCTTCCTGATCGCTGATGTGCTGATGGACCCCAAGCGTTTTCCGCCGGAGCGCTGGTTCTGGTTCAGCCCGCCGTTCCATGATGGCCAGTCGACCCTGCTGCATCGCCAGCCTGACAACGTCTGGCGTATCGACTTTGACCTTGGCTGGGATGCGGACCCGGAGGAGGAAAAGAAACCCGAAAATATCATTCCCAGGGTCAAGGCCTTCCTCGGCGATGATGTCGAGTTCGAACTGGAGTGGGCCAGCGTTTATACCTTCTGCTGTCGCCGCATGGATGATTTTCGCCACGGCCGGGTGATCTTTGCCGGTGATGCGGCGCACCAGGTATCGCCCTTTGGCGCCCGCGGCGCCAATTCCGGTGTGCAGGATGCCGACAACCTGGGCTGGAAGCTGGCGCTGGTACTGAATCGCCAGGCGCCCGAAGCGCTGCTGGACAGCTACACCCGCGAGCGTCTGCAGGCGGCGGATGAAAACATCCTCAACTCGACCCGTTCCACCGACTTTATTACGCCTAAAAACGACGCCAGCCGGGCGCTGCGCGATGCCGTGCTGAACCTGTCGCGCAGCTATCCGTTTGCCCGCAATCTGGTGAATTCCGGCCGGCTCTCCTTGCCCTCGGTCTACGTCGATTCCAGCCTGAATACCGCCGATACCGAGCCCTTTGCCGGCGCAATGGTGCCCGGTGCGCCCAGCACCGATGGCCCGGTACTGCGAAACCACCAGGATGACTATCTGCTCAGCGCCCTGGGTAATGATTTCAATGCGCTCTGGTTTATCGATGGCGATAGCCTGCCAGATGCCGCCGACATGGCCGCGCTGGCGCAGCTTGGCGCCCAACCCGTGCCGATCAAAACCCGCCTGGTGTCCCCGGTGGCGCTTGATATCGAGTTGCCGGCGGGGGTTGAGCTGCTGGTGGATCATCGGGAGGTTGTGGCCGAGCGCTTTGATGCCATGCCCGGCACCTTTTACCTGATGCGGCCCGATCAGCATGTCTGCGGGCGCGGACGCCGCTTCGATCCGCAGCGCATCCAGGCCATGCAGCGCACCGCAACCGGACACTGA
- a CDS encoding enoyl-CoA hydratase-related protein: MSYELIQVEIQGAVGLIRLHRPDAMNALSVALINEVGVALQALEQDEAIGAIVLSGGEKVFAAGADLKEMQSKAFTELYLTDFPQLPGSGWERLERRRKPVIAAVSGYALGGGCEMAMACDFILASNTARFGQPEISVGTLPGAGGTQRLARAVGKAKAMEMCLTGRMMDAEEAERVGLVSRIVPVAELEAEAIKTAARIAAMSRPIAMMVKESVDQAFESGLSAGLMFERRAFASSFSFEDRTEGMAAFAEKRRPEFKHR, encoded by the coding sequence ATGAGTTATGAACTGATTCAGGTTGAAATCCAGGGTGCGGTGGGCCTGATCCGGCTGCACCGGCCTGATGCCATGAATGCACTGTCGGTCGCTCTGATCAATGAGGTCGGGGTCGCCCTGCAGGCGCTGGAACAGGATGAGGCTATCGGCGCCATCGTCCTCAGCGGCGGTGAAAAGGTCTTCGCCGCTGGCGCCGATCTGAAGGAGATGCAGAGCAAGGCGTTTACCGAGCTTTACCTTACCGACTTTCCGCAGTTGCCGGGCTCCGGCTGGGAGCGACTGGAGCGCCGGCGCAAGCCGGTGATCGCGGCGGTGTCGGGCTATGCGCTCGGCGGTGGCTGTGAAATGGCCATGGCCTGTGATTTTATTCTGGCCAGTAACACGGCGCGTTTCGGCCAGCCGGAAATCAGTGTCGGTACCCTGCCGGGTGCCGGCGGTACCCAGCGTCTGGCACGGGCAGTCGGCAAGGCCAAGGCGATGGAAATGTGTCTTACCGGGCGCATGATGGATGCCGAGGAAGCCGAGCGGGTCGGGCTGGTCAGCCGCATAGTGCCGGTGGCGGAGCTCGAAGCCGAAGCGATTAAAACCGCGGCGCGCATCGCCGCCATGTCCCGTCCCATCGCCATGATGGTGAAGGAATCGGTGGATCAGGCGTTCGAGTCAGGACTTAGCGCGGGCCTGATGTTCGAGCGCAGGGCCTTTGCTTCCAGCTTCAGTTTTGAAGATCGCACTGAAGGCATGGCCGCCTTCGCCGAAAAGCGCAGGCCAGAGTTCAAGCACCGCTGA
- a CDS encoding LysR family transcriptional regulator, with the protein MDLLSAMRVFVRVVELRSFTQAADDQGVSSSAVSKQVAMLEQHFKARLLHRTTRSLNVTDIGEAIYRQCKVVLEEVAGAENLVAEFQGEPRGLLRISSNMTFGQLVLSRALPEFMARYPDIRLEVTLDDRMPDMVREGYDLMIRIKGSQLPDSSLVARKLCDIPMFICATPQYLADQGVPDSVQALQGHNCLIFVHAENAHQWQLGAPGEAPQVATVSGDLRANNSVVVREALLAHRGIANLASFIIAPHVARGELVPVFPHAEPERLAAYAFYPNRESVTLKVSRFVDFFAGWLNEHLPQSLPPADKGAV; encoded by the coding sequence ATGGATCTGCTGTCGGCGATGAGGGTCTTTGTACGGGTGGTCGAGCTGCGAAGCTTTACCCAGGCGGCAGATGATCAGGGGGTGTCCAGTTCTGCGGTGAGCAAGCAGGTCGCCATGCTGGAGCAGCACTTCAAGGCGCGCCTGCTGCACCGTACCACCCGCAGCCTCAATGTCACCGATATAGGGGAGGCCATTTATCGCCAGTGCAAGGTGGTGCTGGAGGAGGTGGCGGGGGCCGAAAATCTGGTGGCTGAATTTCAGGGTGAGCCCCGCGGCCTGCTGCGCATTTCCAGCAACATGACCTTTGGTCAGCTGGTGCTGTCACGGGCGCTGCCCGAATTCATGGCGCGCTATCCCGATATTCGCCTTGAAGTAACGCTGGATGACCGCATGCCGGACATGGTGCGCGAGGGCTACGACCTGATGATTCGCATCAAGGGTTCCCAGCTACCGGATTCCAGCCTGGTGGCGCGCAAGCTCTGCGATATCCCGATGTTTATCTGCGCCACACCGCAGTATCTGGCCGATCAGGGGGTGCCCGATTCGGTGCAGGCGCTGCAGGGCCACAACTGCCTGATCTTCGTGCATGCCGAAAACGCCCATCAGTGGCAACTGGGTGCCCCGGGCGAGGCGCCCCAGGTGGCCACGGTCAGCGGCGATCTGCGCGCCAATAACAGTGTAGTAGTGCGCGAAGCCCTGCTGGCGCATCGCGGCATTGCCAACCTGGCATCCTTCATTATTGCGCCCCATGTCGCCCGCGGCGAGCTGGTGCCGGTGTTTCCCCATGCCGAGCCCGAGCGCCTGGCCGCCTATGCGTTTTACCCCAACCGTGAGTCGGTCACGCTCAAGGTGAGTCGCTTTGTCGATTTCTTTGCCGGCTGGCTTAACGAGCACCTGCCCCAGAGCCTGCCGCCGGCAGACAAGGGCGCTGTCTGA
- a CDS encoding DUF2783 domain-containing protein: protein MPQLITDNNLAVPDDYYAMLTELYRELEPAQCMDVNARLLLLLGNHIGDLDVLAEAARIAREHLPAASTLAKDI, encoded by the coding sequence ATGCCGCAACTGATAACAGACAACAATCTGGCCGTACCGGACGACTACTACGCCATGCTGACTGAACTGTACCGCGAGCTGGAGCCAGCCCAGTGCATGGATGTGAATGCCCGCCTGCTGTTGCTGCTGGGTAATCATATCGGCGACCTGGACGTGCTGGCCGAGGCAGCCCGTATCGCCCGCGAACATCTGCCGGCGGCCAGTACCCTGGCGAAAGATATTTAG
- a CDS encoding cold shock domain-containing protein: MSLALGKVDKYLSDKGFGFIKPVFMHDKRVESIFFHISTIKNKSLVNKLKSDDYDNSYYFWFDFIKGKKGFEVTTTIRESDIIEQINDLEIFTSKLESYWLDISNSTPKWLELASATFDLDIEHLNSQRNIKQRESENLKIIEEQNRLSMLRTVPKELHEVTKKECEDLRDELRSFKKQLEQIKRERDSAVVKWERAIANPALFEFELLVNEVENLEVRLTKSHEVSNYIVKNRLGDKYQNLAGKLEMENSSSQWVFDGGIDPKHYKELCRRLGLSNKYTDSRVKSFVSYKNING; the protein is encoded by the coding sequence ATGTCATTAGCTTTAGGTAAAGTAGATAAGTATCTGAGTGATAAGGGGTTTGGGTTTATTAAACCTGTGTTCATGCATGATAAACGAGTTGAATCAATTTTCTTTCATATATCAACAATCAAAAATAAATCTCTTGTAAATAAGTTAAAATCAGATGATTACGATAATTCTTATTACTTTTGGTTCGATTTTATAAAGGGAAAAAAAGGTTTTGAGGTCACAACCACTATTAGAGAATCCGATATTATTGAACAAATAAATGACCTTGAAATATTTACATCTAAGTTAGAGTCATACTGGCTAGATATATCAAATAGTACCCCTAAATGGTTGGAGTTGGCATCAGCAACATTCGACTTGGATATTGAACATTTAAACTCACAAAGAAATATAAAACAAAGAGAAAGTGAGAATCTTAAAATTATCGAAGAACAAAACCGTCTTAGTATGCTGAGAACTGTACCGAAAGAGTTGCATGAAGTAACAAAAAAAGAATGCGAAGATTTGCGTGATGAATTGAGATCGTTCAAAAAACAATTAGAACAAATCAAAAGAGAGCGTGACTCGGCGGTAGTAAAATGGGAACGTGCTATTGCTAATCCTGCCTTGTTTGAATTTGAGCTATTAGTTAATGAAGTCGAAAATCTTGAGGTGAGGCTTACAAAATCACACGAAGTTTCAAATTATATTGTTAAAAATAGATTGGGTGATAAGTATCAAAATTTAGCAGGAAAACTGGAAATGGAAAATTCTTCAAGTCAGTGGGTATTTGATGGTGGCATTGATCCTAAGCACTATAAAGAACTTTGCCGTAGATTAGGGTTAAGTAATAAATATACGGACTCACGGGTTAAAAGTTTTGTTTCATATAAGAATATAAATGGCTGA
- a CDS encoding MBL fold metallo-hydrolase — protein sequence MAKKPFASSADLGDKKETLEVLADGVYALTAEGDPNVGVIEAEDFLIAFEARATPKAARDWLEQLREYTDKPVKYLVLSHYHAVRVLGASAYEAQSIIAHEKTQFLIEERGMQDWASEFGRMPRLFREPEGIPGLTHPDIVFNDRLEIPLGGDRGSLILEYCGRGHTAGDIVAWLPKHKILFAGDLVEAAAALYTGDAFHFDWSTETLDKVKAYGAETLIGGRGAVAHGREDVDAAIEQTRGFLNGMKEKVGEVHKRGGTVKEAFEATRDHLAPKFGMWPIFEHCLPFDVQRLWDEFDGIDWPRIWTDERDQEVWDKLQD from the coding sequence ATGGCTAAAAAACCTTTTGCGTCCTCTGCGGACCTTGGCGACAAGAAAGAAACCCTCGAAGTGCTGGCCGATGGCGTTTACGCCCTCACCGCCGAAGGGGACCCGAATGTCGGCGTGATCGAAGCTGAAGACTTCCTGATCGCCTTCGAAGCCCGCGCCACCCCCAAGGCGGCCCGTGACTGGCTGGAACAGCTGCGTGAATACACCGACAAGCCGGTGAAATACCTGGTGCTGTCGCACTACCACGCCGTGCGTGTACTGGGTGCCTCTGCCTATGAAGCCCAGAGCATCATCGCCCACGAAAAGACCCAATTCCTGATCGAAGAGCGCGGCATGCAGGACTGGGCCAGCGAGTTCGGCCGCATGCCGCGCCTGTTCCGCGAACCTGAAGGCATCCCGGGCCTGACCCATCCGGATATCGTCTTTAACGACCGTCTGGAAATTCCGCTGGGCGGCGACCGTGGCAGCCTGATTCTGGAATACTGTGGCCGTGGCCACACCGCTGGCGACATTGTGGCCTGGTTGCCCAAGCACAAGATCCTCTTTGCCGGTGACCTGGTGGAAGCGGCCGCCGCGCTCTACACCGGTGATGCGTTCCACTTTGACTGGTCCACCGAGACCCTGGACAAGGTCAAAGCCTATGGCGCCGAGACCCTGATCGGTGGCCGCGGTGCTGTGGCCCATGGCCGTGAAGACGTGGATGCCGCCATCGAGCAGACCCGTGGTTTCCTCAACGGCATGAAAGAGAAGGTCGGTGAGGTTCACAAGCGTGGCGGTACTGTAAAGGAAGCCTTCGAGGCGACCCGTGATCACCTGGCGCCCAAGTTCGGCATGTGGCCGATCTTCGAGCACTGCCTGCCGTTCGACGTGCAGCGCCTGTGGGACGAGTTCGATGGTATCGACTGGCCGCGTATCTGGACCGACGAGCGCGATCAGGAAGTCTGGGACAAGCTGCAGGACTGA
- a CDS encoding RluA family pseudouridine synthase, giving the protein MSSASPPMNAIVDDFVAPVCDALVVILYQDDDILLINKPSGLLSLSGKNPLNWDSVHYRLVHGQAGQSPAFPQAKLPHRLDFGTSGIMVVGLNAASAQHLNQQFQARRIQKRYLALLQGWVPDDQGQITAPIAKDKNHFPRVKICHSTGKAAISEFRVLERLEQPRCSRVQFNPLTGRTHQLRIHSLEMGHPILGCDLYKSEQSEQMAERLLLHASDLYFEHPGTGEAFHGDCACPF; this is encoded by the coding sequence ATGTCCAGTGCAAGCCCGCCGATGAATGCCATCGTTGATGACTTTGTGGCGCCGGTGTGTGACGCTTTGGTGGTCATTCTGTATCAGGATGACGATATCTTGCTGATCAACAAGCCCAGTGGCCTGCTCAGTTTGTCGGGCAAAAATCCCCTCAACTGGGATTCGGTGCACTACCGTTTGGTGCACGGCCAGGCGGGGCAGAGCCCCGCATTCCCGCAAGCAAAGTTACCCCATCGACTGGATTTTGGAACCTCCGGCATTATGGTGGTGGGGCTGAATGCAGCCTCGGCACAACATCTCAATCAACAGTTTCAAGCGCGCAGGATTCAAAAGCGCTACCTGGCTCTGCTCCAGGGCTGGGTTCCCGACGATCAGGGGCAGATCACAGCGCCCATCGCGAAAGATAAAAACCATTTTCCCCGGGTGAAAATTTGCCACAGCACCGGTAAAGCAGCCATCAGTGAATTCCGGGTATTAGAGCGCCTGGAGCAACCGCGGTGCAGCCGGGTGCAATTTAATCCGCTTACCGGGCGTACACACCAGTTGCGCATTCACAGCCTGGAAATGGGCCATCCCATTCTTGGGTGTGATCTGTATAAAAGCGAGCAGAGTGAACAGATGGCAGAGCGTTTGCTGTTGCATGCCAGTGATTTGTATTTTGAGCATCCAGGTACAGGTGAGGCGTTTCATGGGGACTGTGCTTGCCCGTTTTGA
- a CDS encoding ISAs1 family transposase: protein MSKRSLLSHLQEIEDPRQSAKCTHNFAEVMFMSICGILCGADDWNSIALFAQTREGWFRQHLTLPGGIPSHDTFNRMFSLLDPKAFRTLFITWVQDVMVGSGLSGTVAIDGKTVKGSAWNKGKDAIHMVNAWSTDLGMAVGQYKVDGKSNEITAIPKLLALLELQGCLVTLDAMGCQKRIADSILKRGADYLLAVKANQKSLHKEVAEYFDRYWENTPEDAPGPVFAERAEHQHGRQEHRRCWVLNEPSALATAKRWQAKTVAAVQLDRQDARKGDTMIRYYISSRTLTAQEVLAATREHWQVENCLHWVLDVAFDEDRSRARQGFAAENLATARQIVLNLLKQDTTHKVGIKNKRKACGWDLDYMLKVLGEIKM from the coding sequence ATGTCAAAGCGTTCTCTGCTCAGCCATCTCCAAGAGATTGAAGACCCTCGACAAAGCGCAAAATGCACTCACAATTTTGCCGAAGTTATGTTTATGAGTATCTGCGGAATCCTCTGTGGGGCCGACGACTGGAACTCTATCGCCCTGTTTGCCCAGACTCGAGAGGGCTGGTTCCGTCAGCACCTGACGTTGCCTGGTGGTATTCCCTCCCACGATACCTTCAATCGCATGTTCAGCCTGTTGGACCCGAAAGCTTTCCGAACCCTGTTCATTACCTGGGTCCAGGACGTGATGGTGGGTAGCGGTCTGTCAGGCACTGTCGCTATCGATGGCAAGACGGTCAAAGGATCCGCCTGGAACAAGGGCAAGGACGCCATTCATATGGTCAATGCCTGGTCCACCGACCTGGGCATGGCGGTGGGGCAATACAAAGTGGACGGTAAGTCCAATGAGATCACCGCTATCCCCAAATTGTTGGCGTTGCTGGAGCTTCAAGGGTGCTTGGTCACCCTGGATGCGATGGGGTGCCAGAAGCGCATCGCCGATAGCATCCTCAAGCGCGGTGCCGACTATCTGCTGGCGGTCAAAGCCAACCAGAAGAGTCTGCATAAAGAGGTGGCCGAGTACTTCGATCGGTACTGGGAAAACACCCCTGAAGACGCGCCGGGCCCCGTGTTTGCCGAGCGAGCAGAGCATCAGCACGGCCGCCAGGAACACCGTCGCTGTTGGGTTCTGAACGAGCCGTCGGCACTGGCCACCGCGAAGCGCTGGCAGGCCAAGACGGTGGCGGCCGTGCAGTTGGACCGCCAGGACGCTCGCAAGGGTGACACCATGATCCGTTATTACATCTCCAGCCGCACGTTGACGGCCCAGGAGGTCTTGGCCGCTACTCGCGAGCACTGGCAGGTCGAAAACTGTCTGCACTGGGTGCTGGATGTAGCCTTCGACGAAGACCGCTCTCGTGCCCGCCAAGGCTTTGCCGCCGAAAATTTGGCGACGGCCCGGCAAATCGTCTTGAATCTTCTCAAGCAGGATACGACGCACAAGGTGGGCATCAAGAACAAGCGCAAAGCCTGTGGCTGGGACCTCGACTACATGCTCAAAGTGCTTGGGGAGATCAAAATGTGA
- a CDS encoding GNAT family N-acetyltransferase, with protein MNIREEKAGDGEAIETLTYQAFENHPHHEPGALTLSLVAEEDGAIVGQITFSPVTINGRDSDWFGLGPVSVKPERQGEGIGSQLIRNGLERLKKRGAGGVVLLGEPAYYGRFGFKANPDLTLPGVPAEYFVIQVLRAGGTVPKGVIGYHRAFG; from the coding sequence ATGAACATACGGGAAGAAAAGGCGGGTGATGGTGAAGCCATAGAGACGCTGACCTATCAGGCATTTGAAAACCACCCGCATCACGAACCCGGTGCGCTGACGCTTTCCCTGGTAGCAGAAGAGGACGGCGCCATTGTCGGCCAGATAACTTTTTCGCCTGTCACCATTAATGGCCGGGATTCTGACTGGTTTGGGTTGGGCCCTGTATCGGTGAAGCCCGAACGTCAGGGAGAAGGTATCGGTAGCCAGCTGATACGCAATGGTCTGGAAAGATTGAAGAAGCGGGGGGCTGGCGGTGTCGTACTGCTGGGCGAGCCGGCATATTACGGGCGCTTTGGTTTCAAGGCCAACCCTGATCTCACCTTGCCCGGCGTACCGGCTGAATATTTTGTTATTCAAGTGTTGCGTGCAGGCGGCACGGTGCCCAAAGGGGTGATTGGCTACCATAGGGCTTTTGGATGA
- the nhaC gene encoding Na+/H+ antiporter NhaC, with protein sequence MTDNNKPRPGLVLALLPIVLTLAVLGVQLFYFGDFTPHIPLAIGLAITASIGWMQGYRWVDMEEGILHVVRVGLPSIAILMTVGMIVGVWIASGTVPLLIYYGLQALTPDIFLAAGMLLCAVVSVSLGTSWGTTGTVGLALMGIGAGFDIPMYWTAGAVVSGAFFGDKISPLSDTTNLAPAVTGVNLFDHIRNMLPTTVPAMLIAFVIYLVVGFNVIGNEAVDFSKIELITATLDQNFDLSWVLLIPAILVLGLAVMKMPALPSLFAGALVGAALAMVMQGQSLHDVFSYMQNGYKLETGVSEIDSLLNRGGIQSMTWVITLVMIALGFGGALEKTRCLEVIITAILRRAKRFGSLQASAVGTAVATNLVAGDPYLSIALPGRMFAPAYRGKGYSTLNLSRAVEEGGTLVSPLVPWNAGGAFVITALGLGISDGQIENLLYIPLAFACWLSPLLGIAYGYLGWFSPRASKAERQRWHDESEAILYDTDGDDAAVSASAANAQGAAPARS encoded by the coding sequence ATGACCGATAACAATAAACCTCGACCAGGCCTTGTGCTTGCGTTGTTACCCATAGTGCTGACGCTGGCTGTGCTGGGCGTGCAGCTGTTTTACTTTGGCGATTTCACGCCCCATATTCCCCTGGCCATTGGCCTGGCGATCACGGCCTCCATCGGCTGGATGCAGGGTTATCGCTGGGTGGACATGGAAGAGGGCATTCTGCACGTGGTGCGGGTGGGGTTGCCGTCCATCGCCATTCTGATGACGGTCGGCATGATCGTTGGCGTCTGGATCGCCAGTGGTACTGTGCCGCTGCTGATTTACTACGGCCTGCAGGCGCTTACGCCTGATATCTTCCTGGCCGCCGGCATGCTGCTCTGTGCGGTGGTGTCGGTATCTCTGGGTACGTCCTGGGGCACCACCGGCACCGTGGGTCTTGCGCTGATGGGCATTGGTGCGGGCTTTGATATTCCGATGTACTGGACTGCAGGCGCGGTGGTGTCCGGCGCCTTCTTTGGCGACAAGATCTCGCCGCTGTCCGATACCACCAACCTGGCGCCGGCCGTGACCGGGGTTAACCTGTTCGATCATATCCGCAACATGCTGCCGACCACGGTGCCAGCCATGTTGATCGCCTTCGTGATCTACCTGGTGGTGGGCTTTAACGTCATCGGTAACGAGGCGGTGGATTTCAGCAAGATCGAGTTGATTACCGCCACACTGGATCAGAATTTCGATCTGTCCTGGGTGTTGTTGATTCCGGCCATTCTGGTACTTGGTCTGGCTGTCATGAAAATGCCGGCCCTGCCGTCACTCTTTGCTGGAGCGCTGGTGGGGGCCGCGCTCGCGATGGTGATGCAGGGGCAGAGTCTGCATGATGTCTTCAGTTACATGCAGAACGGCTACAAGCTTGAAACTGGCGTCAGTGAGATCGACAGCCTGCTGAACCGCGGCGGTATCCAGTCCATGACCTGGGTTATTACCCTGGTGATGATTGCGCTGGGCTTTGGCGGCGCACTGGAGAAAACCCGCTGTCTGGAGGTGATTATTACCGCCATTTTGCGCCGCGCCAAACGCTTTGGCAGCTTGCAGGCGTCGGCCGTCGGTACCGCGGTGGCGACTAACCTGGTGGCGGGCGATCCCTACCTGTCTATCGCGCTGCCGGGGCGCATGTTTGCACCGGCCTACCGTGGCAAGGGCTATTCGACCCTGAACCTGTCCCGGGCGGTGGAAGAAGGTGGCACCCTGGTGTCTCCGCTGGTGCCCTGGAATGCCGGTGGCGCCTTCGTGATCACGGCGCTGGGCCTTGGCATCAGTGATGGCCAGATCGAAAACCTGCTCTATATTCCGCTGGCCTTTGCCTGCTGGCTGTCGCCCTTGCTGGGCATTGCCTACGGTTACCTGGGCTGGTTCTCACCCAGGGCGTCCAAGGCCGAGCGCCAGCGCTGGCACGACGAGTCCGAAGCCATTCTGTACGACACTGACGGCGATGATGCTGCGGTATCGGCTTCAGCTGCCAACGCCCAAGGCGCAGCGCCCGCCAGGAGTTGA
- a CDS encoding NAD(P)/FAD-dependent oxidoreductase codes for MAATEKLHRADPHIVVLGAGPAGGAVALGLRRLGYRVTVVAEPRPFAALEGVSERVLAGLKQAGFAQALAAMPAPSPRQVTWNGETSGANTERLIRRVELDLAIGVELVAQGVKLIAGRVRSSRAQSLSQVQDGGCEGYSVEVQAGGDPPFMLEADFLVEARGRAAPGAGLERLRGPETVSLLQAWQGPAMAPRSAVQSFDAGWAWMAATADGQRYLQLTLDVASAALPPKEQLTEFCVKRLASLSQAQPFMQDAAPIGQPQARTSTPILCLEPVGNNWIRVGDAAMAVDPLSGNGIFQSLSSALQAPAVINTLLRHPERSAQARAFHQARVEHLFYRFARIGRDFYDMEQDCAGEPFWQARRAWPDTEAMHQSVTPTQVQIARRVVLNGDLIDEAEVVVTPDQPLGMWHLNGVALAPLLRACRDAPDQPEDALARALGQHRAQAGALLLWMKNAGWV; via the coding sequence ATGGCGGCGACTGAAAAATTGCACAGAGCCGATCCGCATATAGTCGTGCTGGGGGCGGGGCCTGCCGGCGGTGCCGTGGCGCTCGGCCTGCGGCGTTTGGGCTACCGGGTCACGGTGGTGGCCGAACCCAGGCCCTTTGCCGCCCTTGAAGGCGTGTCCGAGCGGGTATTGGCGGGCCTTAAACAGGCGGGCTTTGCTCAGGCGCTGGCCGCAATGCCAGCGCCGTCGCCGCGCCAGGTCACCTGGAATGGCGAGACCAGTGGCGCCAATACCGAGCGTCTGATTCGCCGCGTCGAGCTGGATCTGGCCATCGGTGTTGAGCTTGTGGCCCAGGGTGTAAAGCTGATTGCCGGGCGGGTGCGCAGCAGTCGTGCCCAGTCCCTGTCTCAGGTGCAGGATGGCGGGTGCGAGGGCTATAGCGTCGAAGTGCAAGCCGGCGGTGACCCCCCGTTCATGCTGGAGGCGGATTTCCTGGTGGAAGCGCGGGGGCGCGCAGCCCCTGGCGCCGGGCTTGAACGCCTGCGCGGGCCTGAAACCGTGAGCCTGTTGCAAGCCTGGCAGGGGCCTGCCATGGCGCCGCGCTCGGCGGTGCAGAGTTTCGATGCCGGCTGGGCCTGGATGGCCGCCACGGCGGACGGGCAGCGCTATCTGCAGCTGACGCTGGATGTTGCCAGTGCCGCCCTGCCACCCAAGGAGCAGCTCACCGAATTTTGCGTGAAGCGCCTTGCGAGCCTGTCCCAGGCGCAGCCCTTTATGCAGGATGCGGCGCCCATAGGCCAGCCCCAGGCCCGCACCAGCACGCCTATCCTGTGTCTGGAGCCGGTGGGGAATAACTGGATTCGCGTAGGGGATGCGGCCATGGCGGTGGATCCGCTGTCTGGCAATGGTATTTTCCAGTCGCTCTCCAGTGCGCTGCAGGCGCCGGCGGTGATCAATACGCTGCTGCGCCACCCCGAGCGCAGCGCCCAGGCCCGTGCCTTTCACCAGGCGCGGGTGGAGCATCTGTTCTATCGCTTTGCCCGTATCGGGCGGGACTTTTATGACATGGAGCAGGACTGTGCCGGTGAGCCCTTCTGGCAGGCGCGCCGTGCCTGGCCGGATACCGAGGCCATGCACCAGAGCGTAACCCCCACCCAGGTGCAGATTGCCCGCCGGGTGGTGCTCAATGGTGATCTGATCGACGAGGCCGAGGTGGTGGTGACGCCGGATCAGCCGCTGGGAATGTGGCACCTCAACGGTGTCGCCCTGGCGCCACTGTTGCGGGCTTGTCGGGATGCGCCGGATCAGCCAGAGGACGCGCTGGCGCGGGCGCTTGGCCAGCACCGGGCCCAGGCGGGTGCGCTGTTGCTGTGGATGAAAAATGCGGGCTGGGTGTAG